One region of Rhizobium sp. WYJ-E13 genomic DNA includes:
- a CDS encoding transcriptional regulator NanR: MTSAIEPIVRRKLSDEVFDRLERLITSGELQPGDEMPSERVLMERFGVGRPAIREAMQSLANKGLVSISHGERAKVLKLTAQSIFRQVDLTAKIMLSQSADSLEHLKSARIFFERGMAREAAQRAKPADVEALREIIDHQRASLGHAEEFISADMRFHTRIAQISGNPIYVAVSEAMLAWLKEYHTEMLIWTGKEKYTLAEHEEILERLAANDADGAEAAVLKHLERSRSLYMK, translated from the coding sequence ATGACCTCAGCCATCGAACCTATTGTCCGTCGAAAACTGTCTGACGAGGTTTTTGACCGGCTGGAACGGCTGATTACGTCAGGAGAGTTGCAACCGGGCGACGAGATGCCCTCCGAGCGCGTCCTGATGGAACGCTTCGGCGTCGGTCGTCCGGCGATCCGCGAGGCGATGCAATCTCTCGCCAACAAGGGCCTCGTCAGCATCTCGCACGGCGAGCGCGCGAAGGTCCTGAAGCTGACCGCCCAGTCGATCTTCCGGCAGGTCGATTTGACGGCGAAGATCATGCTGTCGCAATCGGCCGATTCGCTGGAGCACCTGAAAAGCGCCCGTATCTTCTTCGAGCGCGGCATGGCGCGTGAAGCGGCGCAACGCGCCAAACCGGCTGATGTCGAGGCGCTTCGCGAAATCATCGACCATCAGCGCGCATCCCTCGGCCATGCCGAAGAATTCATTTCCGCCGACATGCGGTTCCACACCCGCATCGCCCAGATTTCCGGCAACCCGATCTATGTGGCCGTCAGCGAAGCCATGCTGGCATGGCTGAAGGAATATCATACGGAAATGCTGATCTGGACCGGCAAGGAAAAATATACGCTCGCCGAACATGAAGAGATCCTGGAGCGGCTTGCCGCCAATGATGCCGATGGCGCGGAGGCCGCAGTGCTCAAACATCTGGAGCGCTCGCGTTCGCTTTATATGAAGTAG
- the oiaX gene encoding 3-oxo-isoapionate-4-phosphate decarboxylase OiaX: MMITLTYRIETPGSVEAMANKIASDQSTGTFVPVPGETEELKSRVAARVLAIRPLEDRRHPSWPEAPEGARLQRADVDIAFPLDAIGTDLSALMTIAIGGTFSIKGITGLRVIDMKLPEAFRDAHPGPQFGLPGSRRLTGVEGRPIIGTIVKPALGLRPHETAELVGELIASGVDFIKDDEKLMSPAYSPLKERVAAIMPRILDHEQKTGKKVMYAFGISHADPDEMMRNHDLVLEAGGNCAVVNINSVGFGGMSFLRRRSGLVLHAHRNGWDVLTRHPGIGLDFKVYQQFWRLLGVDQFQINGIRVKYWEPDESFVASFKAVSTPLFAPSDCPLPVAGSGQWGGQAPETYQRTGRTTDLLYLCGGGIVSHPQGPAAGVRAVQQAWQAAVADIPLDDYAKDHPELAASIAKFSDGKAA; the protein is encoded by the coding sequence ATGATGATAACGCTCACCTACCGCATCGAGACGCCTGGCAGCGTCGAAGCGATGGCGAACAAGATCGCTTCCGATCAATCGACCGGCACCTTCGTTCCGGTTCCGGGCGAGACGGAGGAATTGAAGTCGCGGGTTGCCGCGCGGGTACTCGCCATCCGGCCGCTGGAAGATAGGCGCCATCCCTCCTGGCCGGAAGCGCCCGAGGGCGCACGGCTGCAGCGTGCCGATGTCGATATCGCCTTCCCCCTCGATGCGATCGGCACGGATCTTTCGGCGCTGATGACGATCGCGATCGGCGGAACCTTTTCCATCAAGGGCATAACGGGCCTGCGCGTCATCGACATGAAGCTCCCCGAGGCTTTCAGGGATGCCCATCCCGGCCCGCAGTTCGGCCTTCCCGGCAGCCGACGCCTGACCGGCGTTGAAGGCCGGCCGATCATCGGCACGATCGTCAAGCCGGCGCTTGGCCTGCGGCCGCATGAAACTGCCGAGCTCGTCGGCGAACTGATCGCATCCGGCGTCGACTTCATCAAGGACGACGAGAAACTGATGAGCCCCGCCTATTCGCCGCTGAAGGAGCGTGTGGCGGCGATCATGCCCCGCATTCTCGATCACGAGCAGAAGACCGGCAAGAAGGTGATGTATGCCTTCGGCATCTCGCATGCCGATCCCGACGAGATGATGCGCAACCACGATCTCGTGCTGGAAGCGGGCGGCAACTGCGCCGTCGTCAACATCAATTCGGTCGGTTTCGGCGGCATGAGTTTCCTGCGCAGGCGCTCGGGCCTCGTGTTGCATGCGCATCGCAACGGCTGGGACGTGCTGACACGCCATCCCGGCATTGGCCTCGATTTCAAGGTCTATCAGCAGTTCTGGCGGCTGCTCGGCGTCGACCAGTTTCAGATCAACGGCATCCGCGTGAAATATTGGGAGCCGGACGAGAGTTTCGTCGCCTCGTTCAAGGCGGTCAGCACGCCGCTCTTTGCCCCCTCCGACTGCCCGTTGCCGGTTGCCGGTTCCGGCCAGTGGGGCGGCCAGGCGCCGGAAACCTATCAGCGCACCGGCCGCACGACCGATCTTCTCTATCTTTGCGGCGGCGGCATCGTCAGCCATCCGCAGGGACCTGCAGCCGGCGTGCGCGCCGTGCAGCAGGCCTGGCAGGCAGCGGTCGCCGACATTCCGCTCGACGACTATGCCAAAGATCATCCGGAACTTGCGGCATCGATCGCCAAGTTCAGCGATGGAAAGGCTGCATGA
- a CDS encoding SDR family NAD(P)-dependent oxidoreductase yields the protein MNIGNKTVLISGANRGIGRALMDEALRRGAKRVYAGSRSEQRHEDERVTFVKLDITDEWDVLKAAATVEDLDILINNAGIFMPDDLTDKDIINCHLAVNFFGPLRVTQAFVPALMRSKGAIINNLSLSALVPVASTPAYSVSKAAAHNLMQAFRALLSARGVAVHSCFTGPVDTDMTRGFEVPKSPPGLVAAGIFDGFERGEEDIFPDPYSERIADGWRTGVIKALEQEFATYAPPAAEAAQDCCHH from the coding sequence TTGAACATCGGAAACAAAACGGTCCTGATATCAGGCGCCAATCGCGGCATCGGCCGGGCTCTCATGGACGAAGCGCTACGTCGTGGTGCAAAGCGCGTCTATGCAGGGTCGCGCAGCGAGCAGCGCCATGAGGATGAGCGCGTCACCTTCGTCAAACTCGATATTACCGACGAGTGGGATGTCCTGAAGGCGGCTGCCACTGTCGAAGACCTCGATATCCTCATCAACAATGCCGGCATCTTCATGCCCGACGATCTCACCGATAAAGACATCATCAATTGCCATCTGGCGGTCAATTTCTTCGGGCCGCTAAGGGTGACCCAGGCCTTTGTCCCGGCACTGATGCGATCGAAGGGCGCCATCATCAACAACCTCTCCCTGTCGGCGCTGGTGCCGGTCGCTTCCACACCGGCCTATTCGGTCTCGAAGGCGGCGGCACATAACCTGATGCAGGCCTTCCGGGCGCTCCTGTCAGCGCGCGGTGTCGCGGTACACAGCTGTTTCACCGGACCCGTTGATACCGATATGACGCGCGGCTTCGAGGTGCCGAAGTCGCCACCCGGCCTGGTGGCGGCAGGAATATTCGACGGCTTCGAAAGAGGCGAAGAGGATATCTTCCCCGATCCCTATTCCGAACGCATTGCCGATGGCTGGCGCACCGGCGTCATCAAGGCTCTCGAGCAGGAATTTGCCACTTACGCTCCGCCGGCAGCTGAGGCGGCTCAGGACTGCTGTCACCACTGA